The Thermotoga caldifontis AZM44c09 genomic interval GAAATCTATTGGGGTCACGTTCAGTTCGATTCCGATCTTTTTCAACTGTTGCGACAGAAGCTGACAGACAGCGATCCAGTCGGTCCAACCCGCCGGAACGATCAGATCGTAAGAGAGCTTCTTGCCGTCCGGTGACACCAGAATCCCATCTTTGCCGGGTTTGAACCCGAGCGCTTCGAGCTCCGCTTTGGCCTGCTTCGGATCGTAAGGATACCACAGATACCTGAGGCTATCGTCGATCAGGTACGAATAACCTGCCTTTATGATCACCGGGTTCGCTTTCACAGCGTAGTTCGTCATGCCGATTTTGACGAGTTCATCAGTGTTTATAGCCTTCGCGACGGCTTTTCTGAAGCTGCGATCACTGAACGGAGCTCTTTCTAAGTTGAAGAACAGAAACACCGGGTTTCCTTCCGGGAACCAGAACCTGATGTCCTTGTTGGGCACGTTTTCGATTCTCGGATAGTTGATGCCTGCCCAGTCTATTTCACCGTTCGCCACCGCGAGCTGTGCAGATTCGTTACCGCTGAACGCCGGTATCCTGATCCTTTCTACCTTCACCTTGTCTGCCTGCCAGTAATCTGCCCTCTTCTTCAACGTGAAGACCTGTGGTGTGAAGTTTTCAAGAACGAACGCACCCGTGCCGACAGGTTCTTCGTTGGTGAACTTGCTCGGATCTTCCACCTTCTCCCAGATGTGTTTCGGCACGATGTAGACTCCCGCGATTCCGTAGATGATCAACGTGTTGACACGCGAAAAGTTCAGTTTCACCGTGTAGTCGTCGATCTTCTGGACCGACTCCAGACCGCTGGTCCACAGACGGTTCGCGTCCATGGCGGGGAACTTCCTGAGCATTTCAAAGGTGAACACCACATCGTCCGCCGTGAACGGTTTTCCATCGGACCAGGTGACGTTCTTTCTGAGCTTGAACAGGATGCTTCTGTAGTCGGGGCTCCACTGGTAGGATTCTGCGAGCCACGGTATGATCTGACCGGTGTAGTTGTTGGAGTAAATCAGCGTTTCGTAGATGAACCCTGCCGCCGCGTAACCGGTGCCACCGGCGAAGTACGGGTTGAAGTTCCTTGGGTGTGGTCCTGTGACCGAGATGACCATGCTCAGTTCGCTGGATACCGCGAAGATCGCAAGGCTCAGAAGTGCGAGAACGAACAGTTTTTTCATAGACGTACACCTCCCCCTGAATGGCAGTTTGTCATAAACAAATTACATGTCTTCAGAATATATTATACCAAGTTTTTGAACAAGCTGTGGAAGAGGGTAGACCTCGCTTGACACCAAAAGAAACCCTTGCTCATCCATCTCCTTCTTTCAGCGAACAGAAAAGTGCCAGCAAAAGGTGCACGGTAAAACCACATTGGGCCTGTTGTGTGAGCAAAAATTCACGCTCGATCCGGCCGGCTCGATGGAAGACACCGTTCGGACCGAGTTCATTCGTCGTCCAGAACCGCCTTTGAAATCCTGGGCTTTCTGGTCCGTGGCTGTGAACGAAAGACGAGATAACGTTGAACTGGAATTGAATTCACCGCACGTGAACAGGTATTGACAACAAAAACAGCGACACGCTGTTTAGTTTGAGCGGAAGAAAAACGTGAGCGATCGAGCGGTAGAATAATATTTGAAATGTTTGAGAAGATTCATAGAAGCGGAGGTGGCAGGGATGATCGTAACGAAGAGGCACGCACTCGTGCTGAAAAAGCTTTACGAGAAGGGAGAAGAATTCAGCGTAAGGGAATGGGAAGCCTTTGACAGAGAAACGCTGTGGCACCTCGAACTCGCAGGGCTTGTCAAACCGGTCGGTGTTGAGATGTATGATTTGACCTTTGCTGGTAACATTCTGGGAGAACTTCTCACCGAAATGATAAGAGAAGGTGTTTTGAAGGATCCGAAGGAATGGGACGATTCTTTCAGATGGATCGGCTCCGAAGTCATTTCCATGATCAGATACTCAAAGCTGGCTCGGTCGATGGTGAGAGGAGAAATAGCCAAGGCGCTTGAAGAAAGAGGATTCGTGAAGGAAGGAAATTTCACACCTTACGCTTACACTCTCGATGAGGTTTACTATGCTTCACATCCCAGGTTGATCGTGAGCTCGAAACTTGCAGAGTATCTGAGGAAAATGGTAGAAGGTCCGGGCGAGTCCAGCACGCTACCTGTGGGTGGAGATGAACTTCTCCAGCTCGAGGCGATGAGAATGATAGCCTTCTCCGTTCCAAAGTCTGACATTTACGCCCTCACGGGGCTCGGGCAGCAGATAAGAGCGGCCCTCAGGAAAGGCCTCCTTGTGACGGATGAACTAGTTCTCGATGAACTGGTTCTGGACACCGTGGCGAAAGCTTACGAAGGAAACCAGTTGAGCGACTTTGAGAGAAATGTGCTCCTCGAAAGAGGGCTCATCGACTGGACAGGAGAACTTCACCCAATGGCGGAGCATCTCTACCTCGCATGGAAGATCTACAAAAAGGGTCCTTACCTCATGACTCCCGCTTTCCAGATCTCGGAGGACGAAGCGAGACTTCTGGAAGTGATCGACAAACTCTGGAAGAGGCATGAAAAGGAAGAAGACGTCTTCCCGGAATTGAAACAGATAGAAAAAGAGGTGGATTGGGAGTGGAAGAGAAAGGATCTCACTGTGAAGCTTGCACTCTACAACCTTGAAGGTTTCGGCCTTTTGAGATCAAGAGAGCACAGACACGGAGCAAGAAGGACTCTCGTGTACGAATTAACCAGCTACGGTGAAGAAGTGCTCGAAGATCAGAGGAAGAACCTCAGGAGTGTTACAGCCGTCGGTGTGAAATCTATCACCATGACAAAGAAAGAGTTCGCGGCTCCAAACGTGGAGTGGTACGAACAGGCAAGAAGAGAGGGTCTTGTCAGCGATGCTGCTCCCACTTCTTCTGGTCACCTCTACACGAGGCTTTCCGTCGAAGTTGAGAGAAAACCACTCATAACAGGCACGGAAATGAAGGTTCTCAGAAAGGTTCCGTACAAGGCGGGTGTTTTCATCGAAGATATGATCCTTTCGGAGGAGGAAAGAACCGCACTCGACAGTCTTGAAGCAAAGAATCTGGTGGAGATCCTGCCCACAAACGTTGCCACACTCACAGAAGCTGGCCAGCTTATGAAGAGGTCTCTTTCAGCCGTTCCCGATGACGTGGAGGTGCCGGTGACACCGCTCGTGGTCAGACTCCTTCAGGCCATCAGAAAACACGGTGGACTTCAGATGAGAGAAAAGAGAATCAGAATAAATCCAGAAAGCTGGAAAGTTATAGAGAAAGAACTCAACGTTGATCCCGAGACCTTAAACAATACCATCCTCCTTGCCAGAATATCCAAGCTCATCACAGAGGACGCACTAACCGAGGCGGGAGTAGCGTTCCTTCAGGCGGTGGACGAGTTGGCAAGGAAAGAGTATCCGTGGGTCGAATTTTAATAGATTCAAGGCCCCACCGGCGGTGGGGCTTTTTTCATGCTCGAACTCCACTGGGGGATAAATATGTGAGTATCCATTCAGGGGGGCGTAACAATACCAGATATAAAATTATAGTTGCGATACTTTCGAACCAAGGAGGAAGTGGTATGAACAAAGGAAAGTTTGTCACCATTCTGTTGATCACTACCATATTCTTCTTACTCTTTGCTCTTGTTAGCTGTACTTCTCTGAGTGGTGGAGATACACCGACTGATGAAAACACATCAGACATGATTACCTGGCAAAAAACGTACGGTGGCAGTGGTGAGGATGTGGCATATTCCATTCAACGAACATCCGATGGAGGTTACATCGTGGCTGGGTATACCACTTCGTTCGATGCTGGTGGAAGAGACGTCTACATTTTGAAACTGGACAGCAATGGAAACAAAGTGTGGGAAAGAACGTACGGCGGCAGCGACTGGGATGAGGCATATTCCATTCAACGAACATCCGATGGAGGTTACATCGTGGCTGGGTATACCACTTCGTTCGATGCTGGTGGAAGAGACGTCTACATTTTGAAACTGGACAGCAATGGAAACAAAGTGTGGGAAAGAACGTACGGTGGCAGCAACTGGGATGGGGCATATTCCATTCAACAGACATCTGATGGAGGTTACATCGTGGCTGGGGGTACCGGGTCCGTGTTTGATTTTAATATGGATGTCTACATTTTGAAGCTGGACAGGAATGGAAATCTATAATTCAAAATAGCAGGAACGAGGCGTAGATAGTAATCCGAAGAAAGAAGTAAGAAGCTCGCGTCGTCTTCGAATAGAGAAATCAGAAACTCTGTCAGACACGTGGAAAGTTTGTGAAGAAACTGAATCTTACTCAACGATCCGGCCAATATTACATTGGGCTGGACAAAGGTGATGCTTTCCTATCGTTACAGGGTTTAAAGGTTCCTCTTTCAGGGTTCATCTTTCGTTCCAAACTTTGACATCTGCCTTCGATTTCATATTCGTCCTTCGTTTGTACTGCTACTATTTCTACAAAACTACCAGCACATTGTGAAGTGTGCACTCAAATGCACTTCGGCAAGCGATGCCAGAACTCTATGTTTCACTCACCCAGAATCTTTTCGATAACTGGATCAACCATTCTGTATCCACTCTGCGTTTTTTCTACGAATGACATCTTTTCCAGAGTTTCGAGGAGAGAGTACAATCGGGAGTCACTGATGAAGTCGCCTTTTGCGAGGAAGATGTTTTTCAAAGCAGACCATGTGTTTATACCCCTTGCGATCTGCTTCAGTATGAACGGATACCTTTCGCTCCTTTTTCTGAGCTCTTCCATTTCCTTTTCAAAAAGGGCCTTCACAGAATGGAATACCTCTTTCAGTGCTTCATCTTTATCCTTCTTTTCGAGGTACTTCACTCCAAAAAGGACGAGATACCCCACTATACCGTCTATTTCTCTCACGATTTCTTCCACGTCGAAGTTGATCTTCTCTCCCACTTCGCGGAAGCCTTCCATGAGGAAGTCCACGGATTGATCGAAGGTGAACGGTCTCAACGTGAGAAAACCTATTCCGCGGCCATGGAGGGGTGAGCTGTAGTCTTCGAGTTTCAAAAAATCGTGAAGAAGGCCGACCTCTGAACCACTGATGATGAAGCGTACATTCTCGAAATTATCGTAGCAATAGGCAAAAAGTGCCAGAAGATCGCTTCCACCACGATGGCCGTAATATCTGAGATACTGCGCCTCATCGAAGAAAATGACTATCTTTTTCTTCTGTCTCTTTGCCGTTTCGTTCAGCTTTTCGAGAAGATCAGAAAGACTGAACTCCTTCGGATTGAGTTCTATCGATGTTCCGCTCACAGTGATCCCACGAACCCTTTCGAGAACGTTCAGAAGTTTCTGAGATTTCGATATTCTGGATAGCTCTTCTCCGAGAAGCTTTGTGAGATGATGGGATGAGATGTTGCCTTCCGATGTTTCGTAGAGTCTTCTTCCGTCCACGGTCATGTGTAGAAAATCGTTTTCGTTCAGAAAGACCTTCACGAGGGAAGACTTTCCAACCCGTCTCAGGCCGGTGATCACAACGATCGGGTAGGTTTCGAGCAGTTTTTCGAGGTCTTTCAGTTCCCGTTCCCTGCCGAAGAGATCTTCTTTCTTCGTCTTAGGAGTGAGAGAAAAGAGCAAGTCGACCACCTCCATGCTTATCATATCACTTCTGGGGGCGGAAGTAACTTCCGGTACCGGAAGCAACTTCCGGGGTCGGAAGTAACGTAGAAGTTTTTTTCTTTCAGATTTTGAAGTGGTAACATATCTGTGAGGAACTCCGCAGGGAGTGATAGGCGTGAACTTCAAGGAAGTGGCACGTCTCATTCTGGAGAGAGAAAAAAGACCAATGAGCGCATTAGAAATAGCGAAAATAGCATTGAAAGAGAAGCTGATCGATTCTCCGAAAGATCTGATCAAATTGAGATGGAAAATCTACGAAGTCATGTACAACGACTTCAGGTTACGCGGTGATTCTTCCACGTTTGTTAAAGTTGGAAGGGGAATCTTTGCACTGAGGGAACACAGCACAGAGAGAAGAAGAGAAAGTTCAGAACTTGAAGATCTGATCAGAAGGCTGGAAGAAACACAGTACAAAAGCGCGTCACCATCGGAATTTGAAGAGACTTTGAGGGCTGCTTTTTCTTTCCTGGGATTCGAGACGGAACTCATAGGAACGCCTGGAAACACGGATGTACTTTTGAAAGCAGAAGTGGGAGAAAAGTCGTACAGCGCAAATGTGGATGGAAAAACAAGCAAGCGCGGAAAAATCGATGATGTGCAGATAGATTGGCTCTCCTTGAAAGATCACAGAGAGAAAACAAAAGCAGATTTCGTGGTCGTTGTCGGACCCGATTTCGCCGGAGGAAACCTTGAAAAGAGGGCTCAACAGAACAGAGTTGTGCTTTTGAAGACGAAAGATTTGATAGAGATTTTGAAAGAACATGCCCGTTTTCCCTTCAACTTGATCGAACTCAGAGAACTTTTCGAAACACCGGGCAACTCTTCACAAACTGTGGAAAAGGTCATAGAGAGGCATCGTGACAGAACCAGGTTTCTTGAACAGCTGAAACTCCTCCTCGATGAGATGAAAAATCTTCAGAAGAGTTATCTTAGATACTTCTCGATAGACAGTCTCTCGGCAAGAGAGAAGATTCAGGAAGCCGGATTGAAACCACAGGAAGTGGAAGAGATCATCAAATTCCTGAAATCACCGCTCATAAGAGCTATAGAAGAAAATCCTGTTGGGAAATACTTCCTCACAATGAGCAGAAGGAACGTTTCTGAGATCTTCAGAAGGATTTCTGAATGTCTGGAAGAGGTTCATCACGTGAACGATGAAGAGAGTACTTTGAGGAAGTCGTTGAAAGATTATCTCCTTCAAAATAAAGATGTCCCACGCCGGATCAGAAAAGTCCTGCTCCCTCTCTGTTTGAAACTTGGAACCGTGACCCGAGAGACAATAAAAAGGGAACTCGTAAGGCAAGGCGAGGCGAAAGACATGCAACAGGCAGGGATCGTTCTGTCAACCATCTCGAAGAGTATAAACGACCACGATTTTTTGGGAAGAGTGATCAGATACGATAAACTAAAACCATGGATAAAGGAAAACTACAGAATCGCTGAAGAATACGCAGGAATGGTCAAAGATGTTCTGGATGAGATTGAAGGTGCCAAAACATCTTAGTATCTTTCCGTCACAAAGAAATTCGCAACGAAATGTCCCGGTGGAAATGAGAAAAAGTTCAGCAACTGTCTGAGCTTGGGAACATTTCCGTGTTATGAGAAATTAAGGCTTTTAATAGAGTAAACGAGAAGAAAATGCCTGTGAGTTAAAGGTTGAAGAAAGTTCTGCTTTGACGCCTCACGGTTGTGAGTTACTCTACCAAATATGGGGTGCAACGAGCGCTGTTTTCACTCCAGGTGAAGTGTTAATTCGTCGTCGAAGTCTCACAGTCCTTTGCTTTCTGAGAATTCAAAGGTGCTGAAGGTCCACGCGATGCTTTGCACCACTCCTGCGTTCCAATTCCATTCAGCGTTGGAAAGCGAAAGCCACGTGGACTACCGTCAGCTTCAGCCAACAGTTTCTTGCAGACATGACTTTGTAGGCCCTTTCCAGATTCAGACCGAGCATAAAGAGCACGGAGTAGTTTTCTTCTTGAATCATCTTCGCAAATACGATCCAAAATTTTTTAGCAGTTGCAAGCCAAATCGAGCCGTCCATCACGAACCGTTCAAGAGCGTGCTTTACAGTTTGTACTTTTAGCTTGCTCTGAACCTTCCTCGGGACAGGACGTGAACTGCTCTTGTATGATAGGAAAGCACATGTGAAAAGAATAGATGCCGCCTGTGAAGCCGGCTTTATCACAAACAGAGTCCAGTTTTCAAGCGTGCTGAAGAATTCGCTTGATTTCCTCCAGGGTTGGAATTTTACCGGAAATGACAATTTTTCCGTCCACCGCTACCGCAGGAGTTGCGACAACACCTCTTGAGATGATCTCGTTTATGTCCTGAACCTTTTCAACGACCGCATCGATTCGTAGTTCTTCGATCGCCATCCTCACGATTTTTTCGGTCTGCTTGCACCGTGGACAGCCTTTTCCAAATATCTCCACTTTCTTCGCCATACCGTCCCTCCTCTCAGATCGCACCGTACATCATTCCAAACAGGGTTGAGAAGCCTACCACAAGGCCAAAATAGGTGAAAGCCTTTCTCTTTCCCAAAAGTTTCGTGATAACGATCATACTCGGAAGGCTGAGGGAATTACCGGCCATGAGAAGGGCAAGGGTTGGTCCCTTTGCCATTCCAAGTTCTCGCAGAGCTTGAACTATCGGAACTTCCGTAAGAGTGGCGAAGTACATGAGAGTTCCTATGACGGACGCTACGAGGTTGGATAAGAGATCGTTGTTTCCAAGGAGTGCCGTTACCACCTGCGGCGGCAAAAGCTTGGTCAGAACGCCCGCGAAGAACACACCGATGAAGAGATACGGAAGTATCTTCTTTGCGAAATCCCAGGTTTCGTACAACCAGTTTTGAACGGTTTCTCTTTTGAAAGCGAACAAAGCCATGAAGAGTGCGGAGATTCCGAGTAATGTCATCAGGGAATATTTGAGAGTCTGGTTGATACCAAGAGAACTCGTTGCCAGAAATCCAAGCTGTATCAAGAAGAATATTATTCCTCTTACACCGTATTGATCGTCATCGGAAGTGAACGCGAGTCCGCCTTCTCCTCTTTCTTGATAGATCATCTCCATGATCAAACCTATCAAGACTGCCGCCGTCATCGTCGCGATGAGACGGGCAAGTCCCAAATCCCATCCGAGGACCCATCCAGTCAGAAATATCGCCGCGACGTTTATGGCAGGCCCGGCAAACAAGAAAGTGGTGGCAGGTCCTATACCGGCACCTTTCTTGTAGATCCCTCCAAAGAGCGGAAGAATGGTGCAGGAACAAACGGCCAGAATGCCTCCGGAAATCGCAGCGACAGGATAAGAAATGATCCTTTTAGCGTTCGGACCAAGGAGTTTCAAAACGGCGTCTCTTTTGAGCATTACCGATATCGTTCCGGCGATGAAGAACGCGGGAACGAGACACAGAAGAACATGTTCACGCGCATATTCTTGAAGCAAGTAGAATCCGTTCAGAATACTCTGATCGACAATCGGATGTCCGAACGGAACGAAATAGAAAGCCACAAAGATCAGCACCATCAGCAAGAAGATCGACACGTTTTTCACTCCTCACTCGACCGATTCGGTGAAGAACAAGATTCTACGACTCTTACTCCGTATTCCTTCTTTGCACGTTCGAGAATCGGGATCAGAAATGGATGCTCCTCGATGAATCTTTCATTGATCGAATAGTAGATGAAAGAATCTTTCCTGCTGGTTTTGACAACACCGCGGTCTTTGAGAACTTGAAGATGCTGCGAGATGTTCGGCTGTGTCGTTCCGGCGATTGCCAGTAACTGGCAAGCACACATCTCTTTCCCCAAAAGAACGGCTAAAATCTTCAGCCTGGTTTCGTTTGAAAGAATGCGAAACAGCTCGTGAAGCTTCATATAAACACCTTCTTATATAACCAATCACTTATATACTACCAAAACACATAAACTGCATCCTTTGAATCGAGCAACGGGAAGAAGGCCTGCAGGTTAAATTTGGGACGAATGCCGCACTGTTCGGCTCGATCGGAAACTGTTCGATGTGCTGTCACATCGGGAAGATACCGAACGGTGTGACCAGATTCGGCAACATCGAAGCCAGGTACGTATCTACCAACTTCATCGACTGCAACACGTGCAAAACAGCGATGCTCACTTTCTTGCGCCCAGTTTGAAGTCCACTACCTCTGTGAAGCCGGCTCTCAACGCACAGGTTCTGAATCTCCAACACGAAACCAAGCAGACTCCGTGTTCAAAAATCGAGAACGGCGCGACGGCAGAAAGGCTTGCTTCAGCCTCCGGTTCGACGTCAACGATGGTATGCGCCCGGTTCGAACACTCTCACAGAGACGTCGCTTATAATACTTTAGTTCTGAACGTTGCAGCGCACGGGGGTGGTTCTGGTGTTCGACTTCGGAAGGCTTTACGGGCTTGAGGATGCGGAAACGTTTTCCATCTCGGCCGAGAATCCTACCGGGGAAAGAGACAGGGGAGCGCTCGAAATACCCGGCCCGGACAATCCTGCCAGGAGGCTCGGCAAAGGCTGGAAGGTTCGACCGTGCATCGATTTGAAGGCCAGACAGGAAACGCTACTCGCAGACATCGAAGGCCCAGGAATCATCACTTACATCTGGATCACCGTCACCGAGAAGGCCTACAGAACCTGCGTTTTGAGGATGTACTGGGACGATGAAACCAATCCCTCCGTGGAAGTTCCCCTGGGGGATTTTTTTGTCAACCCGTTCGGAATGAGGTTCGAGGTGAACTCTCTGCCGGTTTGTGTCAACCCAACGGGTGGGTTCAACTGCTACTGGCCCATGCCGTTCAGAAAGAGGGCGAGGATAACGATCGAGAACCAAACCGATCAGGACGTACCGCACTTCTTTTACCAGATCAGTTTCGTGAGAAAAAAGCTCGAAGAAGACGTGGCGTACTTCCATTCTCAGTGGCGAAGGAGCATGACGAGCAGAGAAAATCCCCAGCACGTGATACTCGATTCAGTCGAAGGAAAAGGTAAATACGTCGGAACCGTCGTGGCCTGGGAACAGCTCTCCAACGGCTGGTGGGGAGAAGGCGAAGTTAGATTCTTCATAGATGGCGAGCAAAACCCGAGCATATGCTACACGGGAACGGAGGATTACTTCGGGGGCGCATGGTGTTTCGGAAAGACCTATTCGACAGCTTTCACTGGATATCCACTGTGGCT includes:
- a CDS encoding glycoside hydrolase family 172 protein translates to MFDFGRLYGLEDAETFSISAENPTGERDRGALEIPGPDNPARRLGKGWKVRPCIDLKARQETLLADIEGPGIITYIWITVTEKAYRTCVLRMYWDDETNPSVEVPLGDFFVNPFGMRFEVNSLPVCVNPTGGFNCYWPMPFRKRARITIENQTDQDVPHFFYQISFVRKKLEEDVAYFHSQWRRSMTSRENPQHVILDSVEGKGKYVGTVVAWEQLSNGWWGEGEVRFFIDGEQNPSICYTGTEDYFGGAWCFGKTYSTAFTGYPLWLKSEGQIPKHVMYRWHIADPIFFKKSLKVIVQALGWWPDGTYQPLTDDITTVAYWYQTEPHVLFPKLLNLEKRWPR
- a CDS encoding ArsR/SmtB family transcription factor, which gives rise to MKLHELFRILSNETRLKILAVLLGKEMCACQLLAIAGTTQPNISQHLQVLKDRGVVKTSRKDSFIYYSINERFIEEHPFLIPILERAKKEYGVRVVESCSSPNRSSEE
- a CDS encoding AAA family ATPase; the protein is MLFSLTPKTKKEDLFGRERELKDLEKLLETYPIVVITGLRRVGKSSLVKVFLNENDFLHMTVDGRRLYETSEGNISSHHLTKLLGEELSRISKSQKLLNVLERVRGITVSGTSIELNPKEFSLSDLLEKLNETAKRQKKKIVIFFDEAQYLRYYGHRGGSDLLALFAYCYDNFENVRFIISGSEVGLLHDFLKLEDYSSPLHGRGIGFLTLRPFTFDQSVDFLMEGFREVGEKINFDVEEIVREIDGIVGYLVLFGVKYLEKKDKDEALKEVFHSVKALFEKEMEELRKRSERYPFILKQIARGINTWSALKNIFLAKGDFISDSRLYSLLETLEKMSFVEKTQSGYRMVDPVIEKILGE
- a CDS encoding winged helix-turn-helix domain-containing protein; protein product: MNFKEVARLILEREKRPMSALEIAKIALKEKLIDSPKDLIKLRWKIYEVMYNDFRLRGDSSTFVKVGRGIFALREHSTERRRESSELEDLIRRLEETQYKSASPSEFEETLRAAFSFLGFETELIGTPGNTDVLLKAEVGEKSYSANVDGKTSKRGKIDDVQIDWLSLKDHREKTKADFVVVVGPDFAGGNLEKRAQQNRVVLLKTKDLIEILKEHARFPFNLIELRELFETPGNSSQTVEKVIERHRDRTRFLEQLKLLLDEMKNLQKSYLRYFSIDSLSAREKIQEAGLKPQEVEEIIKFLKSPLIRAIEENPVGKYFLTMSRRNVSEIFRRISECLEEVHHVNDEESTLRKSLKDYLLQNKDVPRRIRKVLLPLCLKLGTVTRETIKRELVRQGEAKDMQQAGIVLSTISKSINDHDFLGRVIRYDKLKPWIKENYRIAEEYAGMVKDVLDEIEGAKTS
- a CDS encoding permease; this translates as MVLIFVAFYFVPFGHPIVDQSILNGFYLLQEYAREHVLLCLVPAFFIAGTISVMLKRDAVLKLLGPNAKRIISYPVAAISGGILAVCSCTILPLFGGIYKKGAGIGPATTFLFAGPAINVAAIFLTGWVLGWDLGLARLIATMTAAVLIGLIMEMIYQERGEGGLAFTSDDDQYGVRGIIFFLIQLGFLATSSLGINQTLKYSLMTLLGISALFMALFAFKRETVQNWLYETWDFAKKILPYLFIGVFFAGVLTKLLPPQVVTALLGNNDLLSNLVASVIGTLMYFATLTEVPIVQALRELGMAKGPTLALLMAGNSLSLPSMIVITKLLGKRKAFTYFGLVVGFSTLFGMMYGAI
- a CDS encoding thioredoxin family protein gives rise to the protein MAKKVEIFGKGCPRCKQTEKIVRMAIEELRIDAVVEKVQDINEIISRGVVATPAVAVDGKIVISGKIPTLEEIKRILQHA
- a CDS encoding DUF505 domain-containing protein, whose protein sequence is MIVTKRHALVLKKLYEKGEEFSVREWEAFDRETLWHLELAGLVKPVGVEMYDLTFAGNILGELLTEMIREGVLKDPKEWDDSFRWIGSEVISMIRYSKLARSMVRGEIAKALEERGFVKEGNFTPYAYTLDEVYYASHPRLIVSSKLAEYLRKMVEGPGESSTLPVGGDELLQLEAMRMIAFSVPKSDIYALTGLGQQIRAALRKGLLVTDELVLDELVLDTVAKAYEGNQLSDFERNVLLERGLIDWTGELHPMAEHLYLAWKIYKKGPYLMTPAFQISEDEARLLEVIDKLWKRHEKEEDVFPELKQIEKEVDWEWKRKDLTVKLALYNLEGFGLLRSREHRHGARRTLVYELTSYGEEVLEDQRKNLRSVTAVGVKSITMTKKEFAAPNVEWYEQARREGLVSDAAPTSSGHLYTRLSVEVERKPLITGTEMKVLRKVPYKAGVFIEDMILSEEERTALDSLEAKNLVEILPTNVATLTEAGQLMKRSLSAVPDDVEVPVTPLVVRLLQAIRKHGGLQMREKRIRINPESWKVIEKELNVDPETLNNTILLARISKLITEDALTEAGVAFLQAVDELARKEYPWVEF
- a CDS encoding ABC transporter substrate-binding protein, whose product is MKKLFVLALLSLAIFAVSSELSMVISVTGPHPRNFNPYFAGGTGYAAAGFIYETLIYSNNYTGQIIPWLAESYQWSPDYRSILFKLRKNVTWSDGKPFTADDVVFTFEMLRKFPAMDANRLWTSGLESVQKIDDYTVKLNFSRVNTLIIYGIAGVYIVPKHIWEKVEDPSKFTNEEPVGTGAFVLENFTPQVFTLKKRADYWQADKVKVERIRIPAFSGNESAQLAVANGEIDWAGINYPRIENVPNKDIRFWFPEGNPVFLFFNLERAPFSDRSFRKAVAKAINTDELVKIGMTNYAVKANPVIIKAGYSYLIDDSLRYLWYPYDPKQAKAELEALGFKPGKDGILVSPDGKKLSYDLIVPAGWTDWIAVCQLLSQQLKKIGIELNVTPIDFGVYLSMIREKNYDVAISWVNYGANPYTAYINYLHSRNAYTGSNRGGWIDKRTDELLDKLSQTADLNELKSIMSELQKIVLENLPAIPLYYNPVWFIYSTKNFTNWPNEQNPYVEPRITGMDKIYLVMHLQPK